The following are from one region of the Dehalococcoidia bacterium genome:
- a CDS encoding CoA transferase codes for MDGDPLPPLLAGLRVAAAGDRPALVAARLLADLGAACVVVEPPAGHPLRAQPPLTGGVGAVWWELTRGMEIVRGALADLDLSALDILIVTNEPPPAPDPVIVVRISPFGPSGPCAHWRGSELIVQAASGLLALVGDPDRPPVMIGGHPIESVAGAQAATAALIALIERDRSGRGQRVDVSQQAAAAWATHPTRPMWRLEGQRTSRAGCYRPFGAARRRLIFPCADGYVAVQGVLGREWPAFVAWATEEGMDDPRLRDPLLTEAAHRASVVPGGVDQATIDQVDDLIAPFLLRKTRRELYEEGQRRRIILFPVNTPADLLADPHLQARRFFAAAATPSGQTCLVPGTPVTIVSAGAAAAPQRADSSASTGALAGVRVLDFSWVGAGPLLTFQLAAHGAEVIRVESALRPDVLRLSPPYVRGEPNLETSGYFFPLNASKRSIALNLATAEGRAIARQLAARCDIVVDSFTPRVMPRWGLDHAALRRDHPDLIVLSLSMLGATGPHRDALGFGTVLQAAAGYPAVTGWPDRDPVATGVPFTDWIAPFAVLPTLLAALLQQRRAGRGYALDASQLEATLTLFREPLIAVQCAGAVERAGNRLLGGGVDLAVPHGVYRCRDEDCWIAIACLEEDDWTRLAAFIGSPPVPARAPLAVRREARLAIDDWLAQWCRSHDADAAAAALQEAGVPAAPVRDVVSAADDPQLRAWGFGTLLDHPAAGETPYDPPAFRLARTPAELRPAPLLGQHTEEVIRTLLALSDEEWERLVAAGVFV; via the coding sequence ATGGACGGCGATCCCCTTCCTCCTCTGCTCGCCGGGCTGCGCGTCGCTGCGGCGGGTGATCGGCCGGCACTCGTGGCGGCGCGGCTGCTCGCCGACCTCGGAGCGGCTTGCGTTGTCGTCGAACCGCCGGCAGGCCATCCGCTGCGCGCTCAGCCGCCCCTCACCGGCGGGGTCGGTGCCGTCTGGTGGGAGCTGACCCGCGGGATGGAGATCGTGCGCGGGGCACTTGCCGACCTCGACCTCTCCGCTCTCGATATCCTGATCGTCACCAATGAGCCGCCTCCCGCGCCAGACCCGGTGATCGTGGTGCGGATCTCGCCGTTCGGGCCGAGCGGTCCCTGCGCGCACTGGCGCGGCAGCGAGCTGATTGTGCAAGCCGCGAGTGGGCTGCTCGCCCTTGTCGGCGACCCAGACCGTCCTCCCGTGATGATTGGCGGCCATCCGATCGAAAGCGTCGCCGGCGCCCAGGCCGCAACTGCCGCCCTGATCGCGCTCATCGAGCGCGACCGCTCCGGACGCGGTCAGCGCGTCGATGTTTCGCAGCAGGCAGCCGCGGCTTGGGCCACCCATCCCACTCGGCCGATGTGGCGTCTGGAGGGCCAGCGGACCAGCCGCGCCGGATGCTATCGCCCGTTCGGCGCGGCCCGCCGCCGGCTGATCTTTCCCTGTGCCGACGGCTACGTTGCGGTGCAAGGCGTGCTCGGCCGGGAGTGGCCGGCGTTCGTAGCCTGGGCCACCGAAGAAGGGATGGATGACCCGCGCCTGCGGGACCCGCTTCTGACGGAAGCGGCGCATCGCGCCAGCGTCGTCCCGGGAGGAGTTGATCAGGCGACCATCGACCAAGTGGACGACCTGATCGCGCCGTTTCTCTTGCGCAAGACACGGCGCGAGCTGTACGAAGAAGGCCAACGCCGGCGCATTATCCTCTTCCCCGTCAACACGCCGGCCGACTTGCTCGCCGACCCGCATCTCCAAGCGCGCCGCTTCTTCGCCGCTGCCGCAACGCCGAGCGGTCAGACATGTCTCGTTCCCGGCACGCCGGTGACGATTGTCTCGGCGGGCGCCGCTGCTGCGCCGCAGAGAGCGGACTCCTCCGCGAGCACGGGCGCGCTGGCGGGCGTGCGCGTGCTCGATTTCTCGTGGGTCGGCGCGGGGCCGCTGCTGACCTTCCAGCTGGCAGCGCACGGCGCGGAGGTGATCCGCGTCGAGTCGGCGCTGCGGCCAGACGTGCTCCGCCTGTCGCCGCCCTACGTTCGCGGCGAGCCGAACCTCGAGACCAGCGGCTATTTCTTCCCCCTCAACGCCAGCAAGCGCAGCATCGCCCTCAACCTCGCGACCGCGGAAGGGCGCGCCATTGCGCGTCAGCTTGCCGCCCGGTGCGATATCGTGGTCGACAGCTTTACTCCCCGCGTGATGCCGCGCTGGGGGCTCGATCACGCCGCCTTGCGCCGAGACCACCCTGACCTGATTGTCCTCAGTCTTTCCATGCTCGGCGCAACCGGTCCTCACCGCGATGCGCTCGGTTTCGGCACCGTGCTGCAGGCTGCTGCCGGCTACCCGGCTGTGACCGGCTGGCCCGATCGCGACCCAGTCGCGACCGGCGTGCCGTTCACGGACTGGATCGCTCCCTTCGCTGTCCTGCCGACCCTCCTCGCGGCGCTCCTCCAACAGCGGCGCGCAGGCAGAGGCTACGCTCTTGATGCCTCACAGCTCGAAGCGACGCTGACGTTGTTTCGCGAACCGCTCATCGCCGTCCAATGCGCCGGAGCCGTGGAGCGCGCAGGCAACCGTTTGCTTGGAGGAGGGGTCGACCTTGCCGTTCCTCACGGGGTCTATCGCTGCCGGGACGAAGACTGCTGGATTGCCATCGCCTGCCTTGAAGAGGACGACTGGACGCGCCTTGCCGCCTTCATCGGCAGCCCGCCTGTTCCAGCGCGCGCTCCGCTCGCGGTGCGGCGGGAGGCGCGGCTCGCGATCGACGACTGGCTTGCGCAGTGGTGTCGTTCCCACGATGCCGACGCCGCCGCAGCGGCCCTCCAAGAAGCCGGCGTTCCCGCTGCCCCGGTTCGCGATGTCGTCAGCGCCGCGGACGACCCCCAGCTTCGCGCCTGGGGCTTCGGCACGCTGCTGGATCATCCCGCGGCGGGAGAAACGCCATACGACCCCCCGGCCTTTCGTCTTGCGCGCACGCCGGCGGAGTTGAGGCCGGCACCTCTGCTCGGCCAGCACACGGAAGAGGTGATCCGAACCCTGCTCGCCCTTTCCGACGAGGAGTGGGAACGACTCGTTGCAGCAGGAGTTTTTGTGTGA
- a CDS encoding alpha/beta fold hydrolase, with translation MKLEVVSIVTRDQVQIFGGFWEPRAPAPVSRAVEAWLLLPGASGAFYSQVQGPFASALADAGYPVLTLSTRGHDLAWLNRLNGKVYGLAAEIIAEAGEDIVAALDELERRGYRRIGLLGHSMGAIKGSYFLAHGGDPRICLFVQTSGGRIGRSRWEGAPNRDKIAQELERAERLVAEGRGDELMLFEASLQGRSYFTPNAFLDRHRDDRYDTLALAAGLTVPTIFLGGSNEPEMIPPGLLEQFQAAATRAKPSAIATIEGADHFYTGKAKEAIDAVLAFLRQME, from the coding sequence ATGAAGCTCGAAGTAGTCAGCATAGTCACCCGCGACCAAGTTCAGATTTTTGGCGGGTTTTGGGAGCCGCGCGCGCCGGCGCCGGTGTCGCGGGCGGTCGAAGCGTGGCTGCTGCTGCCGGGGGCGAGCGGCGCGTTTTACAGCCAAGTGCAGGGGCCGTTCGCCTCGGCGCTCGCCGATGCGGGCTATCCTGTGCTCACGCTCTCGACGCGCGGCCACGACCTCGCCTGGCTGAACCGGCTGAACGGCAAGGTCTATGGGCTTGCCGCCGAGATCATCGCCGAGGCAGGCGAGGACATCGTCGCCGCCCTCGACGAGCTGGAGCGGCGCGGGTACCGGCGGATTGGGCTGCTCGGCCACAGCATGGGAGCGATCAAGGGCAGCTACTTTCTCGCTCACGGAGGCGACCCGCGCATCTGTCTCTTTGTCCAGACCTCGGGCGGTCGGATAGGCCGCTCGCGGTGGGAGGGGGCGCCCAACCGCGACAAAATTGCGCAAGAACTGGAGCGGGCTGAGCGGCTCGTTGCGGAAGGGCGCGGCGACGAGCTGATGCTGTTTGAAGCGTCGCTCCAAGGCCGCTCCTACTTTACGCCGAACGCCTTTCTTGACCGCCATCGCGATGACCGCTACGACACGCTCGCCCTGGCCGCCGGCTTGACCGTGCCCACAATCTTTCTCGGGGGAAGCAACGAGCCAGAGATGATCCCGCCGGGGCTGCTTGAGCAGTTTCAAGCGGCCGCCACACGAGCGAAGCCGTCCGCGATTGCGACCATCGAGGGCGCCGACCACTTCTATACTGGGAAGGCGAAAGAAGCGATCGACGCCGTCCTTGCCTTTCTGCGGCAGATGGAGTAA
- a CDS encoding bifunctional ADP-heptose synthase: MSSSLAALVPRLAGRRILVIGDVCLDEYLIGRPERLSREAPVPVLDFTRRLAIPGAAANPARNVVALGSAAALVGVIGDDAAGQELRALLREAGIDVAGLVVDPARPTTLKTRVLADVDLRFPQQVVRLDRSVRSPLGGPIRQLVTEAIERAARAADVILVSDYRAGVLDDRMIETIRRVAAQTCRPTVVDSQGDLWRFREFTLVRSNTPDAEATLRRPLRDEADLRAATAELREGLGAESVVITRGAAGIVFRDARGFAALPASNRSEVYDAVGAGDTVIAVLALGVAAGLPLRDSVQLATAAAGIVVRRFGNAVVSPEELADAVAHAPYSAT; this comes from the coding sequence ATGAGCAGCAGTCTCGCCGCCCTTGTTCCCCGTCTCGCAGGCCGCCGCATCCTGGTGATCGGCGATGTCTGTCTTGATGAATATCTCATCGGCCGGCCCGAGCGGTTATCGCGCGAGGCGCCCGTGCCCGTTCTCGACTTCACGCGCCGCCTCGCCATCCCAGGAGCAGCTGCTAACCCTGCGCGCAACGTTGTCGCCTTAGGCAGCGCTGCCGCCCTTGTCGGCGTGATCGGCGACGATGCTGCCGGGCAGGAGCTGCGCGCGCTCCTGCGCGAGGCAGGGATTGACGTTGCCGGCCTCGTCGTTGACCCCGCGCGGCCGACGACGCTCAAGACCCGTGTCCTGGCGGATGTCGACCTCCGCTTTCCGCAGCAGGTCGTGCGCTTGGACCGGAGCGTCCGTTCCCCGCTGGGCGGTCCAATCCGGCAGCTGGTTACCGAGGCGATCGAGCGCGCTGCTCGCGCCGCCGACGTGATCCTCGTTTCAGACTACCGCGCCGGCGTGCTGGACGACAGGATGATCGAGACCATCCGCCGCGTCGCGGCTCAAACTTGCCGTCCCACGGTGGTCGACTCGCAGGGCGACCTTTGGCGGTTTCGCGAGTTTACGCTCGTCCGCTCGAACACGCCAGATGCTGAAGCGACCCTCCGGCGCCCGCTTCGCGACGAAGCCGATTTGCGCGCCGCAACCGCCGAACTGCGCGAGGGCCTTGGGGCGGAAAGCGTGGTCATTACTCGCGGCGCGGCGGGCATCGTCTTTCGGGATGCGCGCGGCTTTGCCGCCTTGCCGGCCTCGAACCGGAGCGAGGTGTACGATGCGGTAGGGGCGGGCGACACGGTGATCGCCGTCCTCGCCCTCGGCGTGGCGGCGGGACTGCCGCTGCGCGACAGCGTCCAGCTGGCGACTGCCGCTGCCGGGATCGTCGTTCGCCGGTTCGGCAACGCCGTCGTCTCGCCGGAGGAGCTTGCCGACGCGGTCGCGCACGCGCCTTATTCGGCGACGTGA
- a CDS encoding AarF/UbiB family protein: MTSYFLRPWTAARSAKRFREIANILARHGFGFILDYSGLQPWPIRLFGRRKQPPYSAPERLRLVIEEIGPTAIKLGQVLSTRPDFVPPDLLRELIKLQDTVPPFPFADVVQIVREEFGREMDAIFLEFDETPVAAASLAQVHRARLRNGVEVAVKVQRPGIVRQIETDIDITLRIAQILERRTEWARAYNLTETAEEFARTIREELDFTSEGRNIELFARTFAGQPGVIFPSVFWEYTTRRILTMRWIGGFKITDTAALAAAGIDRRRLARRFAEIILEQVLIHGFFHADPHPGNVLVTPDGKIAFLDFGMVGYLDESLKEELVQLVLALVRRDVSEITRELLDIGVIHERIDFRRFRADLARLLRRYYNVPLRQIPISDVIQDTLQVAYRYHLQLPADLALLGRAMSTMEGVALTLDPDISIVSVAEPFGRRLMAERFGLGQTWEQIQMAAVEYLSLARLIPKRVDGMLSLIEKGELRINTVPALPDTESGFVRLANRIVLALVVVAGIISSVILLSFEGRDFLTYAGIGMMLFTGVLALWLAFLTLHG, encoded by the coding sequence ATGACCTCCTACTTTCTGCGACCGTGGACAGCGGCACGAAGCGCGAAACGGTTTCGCGAGATCGCGAACATTCTCGCGCGCCATGGCTTTGGCTTCATTCTCGACTATTCCGGGCTGCAGCCGTGGCCGATCCGGCTCTTCGGGCGCCGCAAGCAGCCGCCCTACTCCGCCCCAGAACGACTGCGGCTGGTGATCGAAGAGATCGGCCCGACCGCGATTAAGCTCGGGCAGGTCCTCTCGACCCGGCCGGATTTTGTCCCGCCCGACCTGCTGCGGGAGTTGATCAAGCTGCAGGACACCGTCCCACCCTTTCCGTTCGCAGATGTCGTCCAGATCGTGCGGGAAGAGTTTGGGCGCGAGATGGACGCCATTTTCCTGGAGTTTGACGAGACCCCCGTCGCCGCCGCCTCGCTTGCGCAAGTGCACCGCGCTCGACTGCGCAACGGCGTTGAGGTCGCCGTGAAGGTGCAGCGGCCGGGGATCGTCCGCCAGATCGAGACCGACATCGACATCACCCTCCGGATTGCTCAGATTCTCGAACGGCGCACCGAATGGGCCCGCGCCTATAACCTCACCGAGACCGCGGAGGAGTTCGCGCGCACCATCCGGGAAGAGCTGGACTTCACGTCCGAAGGGCGGAATATCGAACTGTTCGCCCGCACCTTCGCCGGGCAGCCGGGCGTGATATTCCCCTCGGTCTTTTGGGAGTACACCACCCGGCGCATCCTGACGATGCGCTGGATCGGCGGCTTCAAGATCACCGACACCGCCGCCCTCGCCGCTGCCGGAATCGACCGCCGGCGGCTTGCCCGCCGCTTCGCGGAGATCATCCTCGAGCAGGTGCTGATCCACGGTTTCTTCCATGCCGATCCCCACCCCGGCAATGTCCTCGTCACCCCTGACGGCAAGATCGCCTTTCTCGACTTCGGCATGGTCGGCTATCTCGATGAAAGCCTGAAGGAGGAGCTTGTCCAACTTGTGCTCGCGCTGGTGCGGCGGGACGTTTCGGAGATCACGCGCGAGCTGCTCGACATCGGGGTCATTCATGAGCGGATCGACTTCCGCCGCTTTCGGGCCGACCTCGCCCGTCTCCTCCGGCGGTATTACAACGTGCCGCTCCGGCAGATCCCTATCAGCGACGTCATTCAGGACACGCTTCAAGTCGCCTACCGCTACCACCTGCAGCTGCCCGCCGACCTCGCGCTGCTCGGGCGCGCGATGTCGACAATGGAAGGCGTCGCGCTGACGCTCGACCCCGACATCTCGATCGTCTCTGTCGCCGAGCCGTTCGGGCGCCGCTTGATGGCAGAGCGGTTCGGGCTGGGGCAGACCTGGGAGCAGATCCAGATGGCGGCCGTCGAGTATCTCAGCCTCGCTCGGCTGATCCCGAAGCGGGTCGACGGCATGCTCAGTCTCATCGAAAAAGGCGAACTGCGGATCAATACTGTGCCCGCGCTCCCCGACACAGAGTCTGGCTTTGTCCGCCTCGCGAACCGGATTGTGCTTGCGCTCGTTGTCGTCGCCGGCATTATCAGCTCGGTGATCCTGCTTTCGTTTGAAGGCCGCGATTTTCTCACCTACGCCGGCATAGGAATGATGCTGTTTACCGGCGTGCTCGCGCTCTGGCTCGCATTCCTGACACTCCATGGGTAG
- a CDS encoding glycosyltransferase family 9 protein, translating into MIRPRRWLRRQAIRTALAVLGVPFGILALLQRLIDRPPGPIRRLLVIRLDLLGDVVLSLPAVRALRAAYPEAEIAMLVRPAAADIARRCPAVDRVLTFDPDRLRPSGAPFSPSSWTALFAALRLVRQSRFDLVVGLFGVWASLFAVASGAPLRVGYRREGVPFAYTLAVPGRRYRPVRHEQAYCLRLASVAGGMLLPGRDIVAAPEDRAAADRLLRAAGWDGRPLVVINAGAAAGDAKRWTASGWRELIQWLQGRGAAVALVGASADRPLAEQIGAGLSPMPMLLAGRTTVAELIGVLDRAALVVSGDSGPLHLAAALGVPVVAIHGPSDPRISGPRSERAAVVRLNLPCSPCYDATYPAECPLGHHRCMRDLTSIRVVGAVEPFLPLRSVR; encoded by the coding sequence ATGATCCGCCCGCGCCGCTGGCTGCGCCGTCAAGCGATCCGGACCGCCCTCGCCGTCCTAGGCGTGCCGTTCGGCATCCTCGCGCTTCTGCAGCGCCTGATCGATCGTCCCCCCGGCCCCATTCGCCGGCTGCTGGTCATCCGCTTGGACCTGCTGGGGGACGTCGTGCTGTCGCTGCCGGCAGTGCGCGCCTTGCGCGCGGCATACCCGGAGGCCGAAATTGCGATGCTGGTTCGGCCGGCCGCTGCCGACATCGCTCGCCGCTGTCCGGCTGTCGACCGCGTTCTCACTTTCGACCCCGACCGGCTGCGCCCCTCGGGCGCGCCCTTCTCACCATCCTCTTGGACGGCACTCTTCGCCGCGCTTCGGCTCGTCCGCCAGTCGCGGTTCGACCTTGTCGTCGGGCTGTTCGGGGTGTGGGCAAGTCTCTTTGCTGTCGCTTCGGGAGCGCCGCTGCGCGTCGGCTACCGGCGAGAAGGCGTTCCATTCGCCTATACGCTTGCCGTGCCTGGTCGCCGCTACCGCCCGGTTCGCCATGAGCAGGCGTATTGCCTTCGGCTTGCGAGCGTCGCGGGCGGCATGCTCCTCCCCGGACGCGATATCGTCGCCGCGCCCGAGGACCGCGCCGCCGCGGACCGGCTTTTGCGCGCTGCAGGGTGGGATGGCCGGCCGCTTGTGGTGATCAATGCGGGCGCAGCGGCAGGCGATGCGAAGCGCTGGACCGCCAGCGGCTGGCGCGAGTTGATCCAGTGGCTGCAGGGGCGCGGCGCAGCGGTGGCGCTTGTCGGCGCTTCCGCTGACCGCCCGCTCGCGGAGCAGATCGGGGCGGGGCTTTCGCCGATGCCGATGCTGCTCGCGGGCCGAACAACGGTGGCCGAGCTGATCGGCGTGCTCGATCGAGCGGCGCTCGTCGTCAGCGGCGACTCTGGTCCGCTGCATCTCGCCGCTGCGCTCGGCGTGCCGGTCGTTGCGATCCACGGCCCGAGCGACCCCCGCATCAGCGGACCGCGATCGGAGCGCGCCGCGGTGGTCCGGCTGAACCTTCCCTGCAGTCCGTGCTACGATGCTACCTATCCAGCCGAGTGTCCGCTCGGCCATCATCGGTGTATGCGCGACCTCACGAGCATCCGCGTTGTCGGTGCGGTGGAGCCATTCTTGCCACTCCGTTCAGTGCGATGA
- a CDS encoding alpha/beta fold hydrolase, translating into MFARVAGVRLGYREAGTGAPLVFLHGWGGDSRSFFPIQHALAPHFRTLALDLPGFGRSALPPAAWGVEEYADHVVGWLDTLGLERASVLGHSFGGRIAIMLAAAYPERVAKLVLVDSAGLVPRRTLGYRLKVRAARLGRRALAAPPLARLRPQLERRFYQLLGASDYAQAGPLRPTFVRVVNQDLRPLLPRIQAPTLIIWGEKDDATPLADGKTMAREIPNARLIVYPYAGHFSYLDAPEQFVADVRAFLAA; encoded by the coding sequence ATGTTTGCTCGTGTCGCCGGCGTTCGACTCGGCTACCGTGAAGCGGGCACCGGCGCGCCGTTGGTGTTCCTGCACGGCTGGGGCGGCGACAGCCGATCGTTCTTTCCCATCCAGCACGCGCTCGCGCCGCACTTCCGCACCCTCGCGCTCGACTTGCCCGGCTTCGGCCGGAGCGCCCTCCCGCCGGCTGCCTGGGGCGTCGAGGAGTACGCCGACCATGTCGTCGGCTGGCTAGACACCCTCGGCTTGGAGCGGGCGTCAGTGCTTGGTCATTCCTTCGGCGGGCGCATCGCGATCATGCTTGCCGCGGCCTATCCCGAACGGGTCGCCAAGCTCGTGCTCGTCGATAGCGCCGGTCTTGTGCCGCGACGCACGCTCGGCTACCGCCTGAAAGTGCGCGCGGCGCGTCTCGGCCGCCGCGCGCTCGCCGCGCCGCCGCTCGCCCGGCTGCGCCCTCAGCTGGAGCGGCGCTTCTATCAGCTCCTCGGCGCAAGCGACTACGCGCAGGCAGGCCCGCTCCGACCGACCTTTGTCCGCGTCGTCAATCAAGACCTCCGGCCGCTTCTGCCGCGGATCCAGGCGCCGACGCTCATCATTTGGGGGGAGAAGGACGACGCTACTCCGCTCGCCGACGGCAAGACGATGGCCCGAGAAATTCCGAACGCGCGGCTCATCGTCTACCCCTACGCGGGACACTTCTCCTATCTCGACGCGCCCGAGCAATTCGTGGCCGACGTCCGAGCGTTTTTGGCAGCGTGA
- a CDS encoding UDP-N-acetylmuramoyl-tripeptide--D-alanyl-D-alanine ligase, producing the protein MIAADLGVLLAVPAWALFWVARAVRNLHIFQLEEYQSRRFLRWWRAEAARSIGAPTWLGMLALLALAALPAFGLPELFGIFAGVGWAVLFGVRFFRRSRVPAKKPLVWTARAKRLFGLTAVVVAGVAAAGLTASAAPLRAAVALGAMGLLTVLDGPVLALANLLAQPVEAAVRRFYLWQARRKLRAVGPYVIGVTGSYGKTSTKEIIAALLSAKAETLKPPGSYNTLMGLCLTINRWLAPHHRFFVAEMGAYGRGDIKALCDLVAPSAGVLTAIGPEHLERFGTIEAIEQTKYELIEALPPDGIAFFNVDDERVRRLADATRHVRVVRYGLQPEGRPDVTAAQIQTSPRGIEIEVVRGDERFHVRCGLLGRHNALNLLAGIAVARELGVAPEAIVRAAAGITAPEHRLQLIPTPGGPTIIDDAYNANPVGVRAALEVLAEMPGGKKILVTPGMVELGPVEEEENRRFGEAAAAVCDLVILVGPRRTAPIQAGLRAAGFPEERLFVVRSLAEATDLLRLRAAPADIVLFCNDLPDQYNE; encoded by the coding sequence GTGATCGCCGCCGACCTTGGGGTGCTGCTCGCCGTCCCCGCATGGGCGCTGTTCTGGGTCGCCCGCGCTGTCCGCAACCTGCACATCTTCCAGCTCGAGGAATATCAGAGCCGGCGCTTCCTCCGGTGGTGGCGGGCCGAAGCCGCCCGATCGATCGGCGCGCCGACGTGGCTCGGCATGCTCGCGCTGCTGGCGCTGGCAGCACTGCCGGCATTCGGCCTTCCGGAGCTGTTCGGCATCTTCGCCGGCGTTGGCTGGGCGGTCCTGTTCGGCGTCCGCTTCTTCCGTCGGTCCCGTGTCCCCGCGAAGAAGCCGCTCGTCTGGACTGCGCGCGCCAAGCGGCTTTTCGGTCTCACGGCTGTCGTCGTTGCGGGGGTGGCGGCGGCTGGTCTCACTGCAAGCGCCGCGCCCTTACGGGCGGCAGTCGCGCTCGGAGCGATGGGGCTGCTCACTGTTCTGGATGGGCCGGTCTTGGCACTCGCGAACCTTCTTGCTCAGCCGGTCGAAGCGGCAGTCCGCCGGTTCTACCTCTGGCAGGCGCGCCGCAAGCTGCGCGCTGTCGGCCCCTACGTGATCGGGGTCACCGGCAGCTACGGCAAGACCTCAACGAAAGAGATCATCGCGGCGCTGCTGAGCGCGAAAGCAGAAACATTGAAACCTCCCGGCTCTTACAACACGCTGATGGGGCTGTGCCTGACCATCAATCGGTGGCTTGCGCCGCACCACCGCTTCTTCGTTGCCGAGATGGGCGCCTACGGGCGAGGCGATATCAAGGCGCTGTGCGACCTCGTCGCCCCGAGCGCGGGCGTGCTCACCGCGATCGGGCCGGAGCACCTCGAGCGGTTCGGAACGATTGAAGCGATCGAGCAGACAAAATATGAACTGATCGAGGCGCTTCCGCCGGACGGGATCGCCTTTTTCAACGTCGACGATGAGCGCGTCCGCCGCCTCGCTGATGCGACGCGCCATGTCCGCGTCGTTCGCTACGGTCTGCAGCCGGAGGGACGGCCCGACGTGACTGCCGCGCAGATCCAGACCAGCCCGCGCGGCATTGAGATCGAGGTAGTGCGCGGCGACGAGCGGTTCCATGTTCGCTGCGGGCTGCTCGGCCGGCACAACGCCCTCAACCTCCTCGCCGGCATCGCCGTCGCCCGCGAGCTGGGAGTGGCGCCCGAGGCGATCGTCCGCGCCGCTGCCGGCATTACGGCGCCGGAGCATCGTCTTCAGCTGATCCCGACGCCGGGCGGCCCCACGATCATCGACGATGCCTACAACGCGAACCCGGTGGGCGTGCGCGCGGCGCTTGAGGTGCTCGCCGAGATGCCAGGAGGCAAGAAGATCCTCGTTACGCCGGGGATGGTCGAACTGGGCCCCGTCGAGGAGGAGGAGAACCGGCGCTTCGGCGAAGCTGCTGCAGCCGTCTGCGACCTCGTCATTCTGGTGGGACCGCGACGCACTGCGCCGATCCAGGCAGGGCT
- a CDS encoding glycosyltransferase family 9 protein, with product MTVALSRRARWRRRGLLLLGMLPWPVRRPTPLRRLALFRPDHLGDLILAAPAIERLRLALPAAEVHLWVGPWAEPLAKGIAGVTVRTLPFPGFERAPKRSALAPYRLLVAEAARLRAERYDAVVLLRFDHWWGALLSRLAGIPLRLGYAQPDAAPFLTHRVRYRPGRHETLQNSRLIDHLIRLAGGTPPAQPPGRPRIVFPDEAPPDGLPARFVVLHPGAGSPVKRWRPDGYAAVARWLADRGFALLVSGSERERILVEETVAAMPVPARALIGLPLPALAATLRRATLALGPDSGIMHLASAVGTPTVRLYGPVDHRAFGPWADPASVVVASSFLCAPCNRLDWQERDLPAHPCVFDLPVSRVIAAVEQALLVAVP from the coding sequence ATGACGGTCGCTCTCTCCCGTCGGGCGCGCTGGCGGCGGCGCGGCCTCTTGCTCTTGGGCATGCTTCCCTGGCCGGTGCGTCGTCCGACGCCGCTCCGGCGTCTTGCGCTCTTCCGGCCCGACCATCTGGGGGATCTCATCCTCGCTGCGCCGGCGATCGAGCGGCTGCGCCTTGCGTTGCCCGCCGCGGAGGTTCATCTCTGGGTCGGCCCGTGGGCGGAGCCGCTCGCCAAGGGGATCGCCGGCGTCACAGTCCGAACGCTGCCGTTCCCCGGCTTCGAACGTGCCCCGAAGCGCTCCGCGCTCGCGCCGTACCGCCTGCTGGTTGCGGAAGCGGCGCGTCTCCGCGCAGAGCGCTACGATGCGGTCGTTCTCCTTCGCTTCGACCACTGGTGGGGGGCGCTGCTCAGCCGGCTGGCGGGCATCCCGCTTCGTCTCGGCTATGCTCAACCGGATGCTGCGCCCTTCCTCACTCACCGCGTTCGCTACCGGCCTGGTCGGCATGAGACGCTGCAAAACAGCCGCCTCATCGACCATCTGATCCGTCTCGCGGGCGGAACCCCCCCCGCACAGCCTCCCGGCCGCCCGCGGATAGTCTTCCCGGACGAGGCGCCGCCGGACGGATTGCCGGCGCGCTTTGTCGTCCTCCATCCGGGAGCAGGTTCCCCGGTCAAGCGCTGGCGTCCTGACGGCTACGCTGCGGTGGCGCGCTGGCTTGCGGACCGGGGGTTCGCCCTCCTCGTTTCCGGCAGCGAAAGGGAGCGGATACTCGTCGAAGAAACGGTCGCGGCCATGCCGGTGCCGGCGCGGGCGCTCATCGGGCTGCCGCTTCCCGCGCTTGCCGCGACGCTCCGGCGGGCGACGCTCGCTCTCGGGCCAGATTCGGGGATCATGCACCTTGCCTCTGCCGTGGGGACGCCGACGGTGCGCCTCTACGGTCCGGTTGACCATCGCGCCTTCGGTCCGTGGGCCGACCCAGCGAGCGTGGTGGTCGCCTCCTCCTTTCTCTGCGCTCCCTGCAATCGGCTCGACTGGCAAGAGCGCGACCTGCCGGCGCATCCGTGTGTCTTCGACCTCCCGGTCTCTCGCGTGATCGCCGCGGTCGAGCAGGCGCTGCTCGTGGCGGTTCCATGA
- a CDS encoding heme-binding protein, with amino-acid sequence MERGLTFEQAQHIVAAAAAKARAIGVPMAIAVVDAGGHLIAFGRMDGAGWATATIAQAMAETAAAFGIEGARLKPFVQDRWFNAITVAGGQPPLAGDAGIPIVLNGRLEGAIGVSGGSGAQDRACALAGLAAIGLHVAE; translated from the coding sequence ATGGAGCGTGGACTGACCTTCGAGCAAGCACAGCACATTGTGGCCGCAGCCGCTGCCAAGGCCCGCGCTATCGGCGTGCCGATGGCGATCGCCGTCGTCGACGCCGGCGGGCATCTCATCGCCTTCGGCCGGATGGACGGCGCCGGCTGGGCGACCGCGACCATCGCCCAAGCGATGGCGGAGACCGCAGCGGCGTTCGGGATCGAAGGAGCGCGGCTGAAACCGTTCGTGCAAGACCGCTGGTTCAATGCCATCACCGTCGCCGGCGGGCAGCCGCCGCTTGCCGGCGATGCCGGGATCCCCATCGTGCTCAATGGCCGGCTCGAAGGCGCAATCGGAGTGAGCGGCGGCAGCGGGGCGCAAGATCGCGCCTGCGCCCTCGCCGGCCTTGCCGCGATCGGTCTTCACGTCGCCGAATAA